A genomic region of Rhodanobacter sp. contains the following coding sequences:
- a CDS encoding methylamine utilization protein: MQQQITQADKVKKNIRMAVTRFSRLAIGFGLWAAMAVAARAATVDVDVHDEHGAPVADAVISLLPLDRPAPAAVDAHAVIDQRHLSFVPQVLVVQTGTRVSFPNSDNVRHHVYSFSPAKTFQLKLYAGNHGSAETFDRPGVVTLGCNIHDWMLGYIVVIDSPWFAKTGADGRAEIPDVPAGRYTLHLWHPRQAVGTPVVAQAVTLGNGILSRHFTLSLHPAEQTNAPPPGLEIGLGDRLGEAHAH; this comes from the coding sequence ATGCAGCAACAGATCACGCAGGCAGACAAGGTCAAGAAGAACATACGCATGGCTGTCACACGTTTCTCGCGGCTGGCGATCGGCTTCGGCCTGTGGGCGGCCATGGCGGTCGCCGCACGGGCTGCGACCGTCGACGTGGATGTGCACGATGAACATGGCGCGCCGGTGGCCGATGCGGTGATCTCGCTGTTGCCGCTGGACCGGCCCGCACCCGCGGCCGTCGATGCGCATGCCGTGATCGATCAGCGCCACCTCAGTTTCGTGCCGCAGGTATTGGTGGTGCAGACCGGTACCCGGGTGAGCTTTCCAAACAGCGACAACGTGCGTCACCACGTCTACTCGTTCTCGCCGGCCAAGACCTTCCAGCTGAAGCTTTACGCCGGCAACCACGGTTCTGCCGAGACTTTCGACCGGCCGGGCGTGGTTACCCTGGGTTGCAATATCCACGACTGGATGCTCGGTTACATCGTGGTGATCGACTCGCCCTGGTTTGCCAAGACCGGAGCCGATGGCCGTGCCGAGATCCCGGACGTACCGGCCGGACGCTACACGCTGCACCTGTGGCATCCGCGCCAGGCTGTCGGTACGCCGGTCGTGGCCCAGGCCGTCACCTTGGGCAACGGCATCCTCAGCCGCCACTTCACGCTCAGCCTGCACCCGGCTGAACAGACCAATGCACCGCCGCCGGGGCTGGAGATCGGCCTCGGCGACCGCCTTGGGGAAGCGCATGCGCATTAG
- a CDS encoding carbon starvation CstA family protein, protein MHNAKPTSGPATKILWAAIAIVGACCLGVVALRRGEPINAIWLVAASLCVFVIGYRFYGKFVEHSVLRMDPARAPPSVLRNDGLDYVPTDKWVVFGHHFAAIAGAGPLVGPVLAAQMGYLPGTLWILFGVVFAGAVQDFMILGLSLRRDGRSLGHMLREELGPIPGIVAMFGVLVLMMIVLAVLALVVVKALTHSPWGTFTVAATIPIALLMGGYLRWLRPGRILEASIIGLALLLLSIWAGRIVADSATLAPVFDLDAKALAWWLIGYGFCASVLPVWLLLAPRDYLSTFLKIGTIALLALAIFLAAPMLQMPAVTKFIDGSGPVFQGHLFPFLFITIACGAVSGWHSIIASGTTPKLLANEGQARMVGYGGMLCEAFVAIMAMVAAVSLHPGVYFAMNAPGALIGTTAEHAAQVISSWGFVVTPDALLQTAKDVGEQSILSRAGGAPTLAVGMAQLLHNILPGEGMMAFWYHYAILFEALFILTTVDAGTRVGRFMIQEIAGLVHKPLQASESWTGNLLATAVCVGLWGYFLYQGAVDPLGGINTLWPLFGIANQMLAAIALMLATVVVVKLKRERYAWVPGIPALWLVVCTLSAGYEKLVGPISFTAAADKYAAALAQGQLLAPAKTAAAMQRIVTNNRVDMAMTALFMALVVVMMLFCLNALAKAWKARHPTAHEEPYVALADAASP, encoded by the coding sequence ATGCACAACGCGAAGCCCACGTCCGGCCCAGCGACGAAGATCCTCTGGGCCGCCATCGCCATCGTGGGCGCCTGTTGCCTCGGCGTGGTGGCGCTGCGGCGCGGCGAACCGATCAACGCCATCTGGCTGGTCGCCGCCTCGCTGTGCGTGTTCGTGATCGGCTACCGCTTCTACGGCAAGTTCGTCGAACACAGCGTGTTGCGCATGGACCCCGCGCGCGCGCCGCCGTCGGTGCTGCGCAACGACGGCCTGGACTACGTGCCCACCGACAAGTGGGTGGTGTTCGGCCATCACTTTGCCGCCATCGCCGGCGCCGGCCCGCTGGTCGGCCCGGTGCTGGCGGCGCAGATGGGCTACCTGCCCGGCACGCTGTGGATCCTGTTCGGCGTGGTGTTCGCCGGCGCGGTGCAGGACTTCATGATCCTGGGCCTCTCGCTGCGCCGGGACGGCCGCTCGCTCGGCCACATGCTGCGCGAGGAGCTGGGACCGATCCCCGGCATCGTGGCCATGTTCGGCGTGCTGGTGCTGATGATGATCGTGCTGGCGGTGCTGGCGCTGGTGGTGGTGAAGGCGCTCACGCACAGCCCGTGGGGCACGTTCACGGTAGCGGCAACGATCCCGATCGCGCTGCTGATGGGCGGCTATCTGCGCTGGTTGCGCCCGGGGCGCATCCTCGAGGCGTCGATCATCGGCCTCGCGCTGCTGCTGCTATCGATCTGGGCCGGGCGTATCGTGGCCGATTCGGCCACGCTGGCGCCGGTGTTCGACCTCGACGCCAAGGCGCTGGCATGGTGGCTGATCGGCTACGGCTTCTGCGCCTCGGTGCTGCCGGTGTGGCTGCTGCTGGCGCCCCGCGATTACCTCAGCACCTTCCTCAAGATCGGCACCATCGCGCTGCTGGCGCTGGCGATCTTCCTCGCCGCGCCGATGCTGCAGATGCCGGCGGTCACGAAGTTCATCGACGGCAGCGGCCCGGTGTTCCAGGGCCACCTGTTCCCGTTCCTGTTTATCACCATCGCCTGCGGGGCGGTATCGGGCTGGCATTCCATCATCGCTTCGGGCACCACGCCCAAGCTGCTGGCGAACGAAGGCCAGGCGCGCATGGTCGGCTACGGCGGCATGCTGTGCGAGGCCTTCGTGGCGATCATGGCGATGGTGGCGGCGGTGTCGCTGCATCCGGGCGTCTACTTCGCGATGAATGCACCGGGCGCGCTGATCGGCACCACCGCGGAACACGCGGCGCAGGTGATCAGTTCGTGGGGCTTCGTGGTAACACCGGACGCGCTGCTGCAGACCGCGAAAGACGTCGGCGAGCAGAGCATCCTCAGCCGCGCCGGCGGCGCGCCCACGCTGGCAGTGGGCATGGCGCAGCTACTGCACAACATCCTGCCGGGCGAGGGCATGATGGCGTTCTGGTACCACTACGCCATCCTGTTCGAAGCGCTGTTCATCCTCACCACGGTGGACGCCGGCACGCGCGTGGGCCGCTTCATGATCCAGGAGATCGCCGGCCTCGTGCACAAGCCGCTGCAGGCCTCCGAGTCGTGGACCGGCAACCTGCTCGCCACCGCGGTCTGCGTGGGCTTGTGGGGCTATTTCCTCTACCAGGGCGCGGTCGATCCGCTGGGCGGCATCAACACGCTGTGGCCGCTGTTCGGCATCGCCAACCAGATGCTGGCGGCCATCGCGCTGATGCTGGCGACCGTGGTGGTGGTGAAGCTCAAGCGCGAACGGTACGCGTGGGTACCGGGCATCCCGGCCCTCTGGCTGGTCGTGTGCACGTTGAGCGCCGGCTACGAAAAGCTGGTCGGGCCGATTAGCTTCACCGCCGCCGCCGACAAATACGCCGCCGCGTTGGCGCAGGGCCAGCTGCTGGCGCCGGCCAAGACCGCAGCGGCCATGCAGCGGATCGTCACCAACAACCGCGTGGACATGGCGATGACCGCGCTGTTCATGGCGTTGGTGGTGGTGATGATGCTGTTCTGCCTGAACGCCTTGGCGAAGGCCTGGAAGGCCAGGCATCCCACCGCCCACGAGGAACCCTACGTGGCGCTGGCGGACGCGGCATCGCCATGA
- a CDS encoding group 1 truncated hemoglobin — protein MNRRRLVPVVMCALWLGGCASVPSHTPTLYEQLGGEHGVAAITSNLLDAFARDPQVAPSFDHVDINRFQAYFADYICQIADGPCRYKGDSMAAVHRGMHINAAMFNAVVEDLIAAMNRQRVPVRVQNRLLARLAPERKDIVYH, from the coding sequence ATGAACCGCCGCCGCCTAGTCCCTGTCGTGATGTGTGCCCTGTGGCTGGGCGGATGCGCCAGCGTGCCCTCGCATACCCCCACCCTGTACGAACAGCTGGGCGGCGAGCACGGCGTGGCGGCGATCACCAGCAACCTGCTCGACGCCTTCGCGCGCGATCCTCAGGTCGCGCCTAGCTTCGACCACGTCGACATCAACCGCTTCCAGGCCTACTTCGCCGATTACATCTGCCAGATTGCCGATGGCCCCTGCCGCTACAAAGGCGACTCGATGGCCGCCGTGCACCGCGGCATGCACATCAATGCGGCGATGTTCAATGCGGTGGTGGAGGATCTGATCGCCGCGATGAACCGGCAGCGCGTACCGGTCCGCGTGCAGAACCGCCTGCTTGCGCGGCTGGCGCCGGAGCGCAAGGACATCGTCTACCACTGA
- a CDS encoding EAL domain-containing protein — translation MRIRFRERLTLLLLALFVLVQVPTFLAFYYATRQSALTAAESRLSSGARVFNDLLATRSNQLQDAVRITTSDFGFKQAVATGDTPTIHSVLYNQGHRIAADLTVLTRLDGHVVAALDANGQSLPISDWSALVAGTDQPTAGTSMAMIGGRPYQLVIVPVRAPTPIAWVGMGFALDDKLARSLKTLAGVEVTFFARDASGHRWLSSTLPDLDERAKATLLDAALSAGDTSGLVTVGHREYFTRWQSMQSRSGRVGTLLQYSRTRALLVYRRLLRELVLIALGSLLASLFGALWLSRNVTRPVARLAEAARRIGRGDYQRTVPVTQNDELGELATAFNAMQRGIARREEQIAHAAFHDSLTALPNRARLQQVLAEALVRAKARQHMLGVLMLDLDRFKEINDTMGHAIGDRVLIEIGRRLQAGLREGDMLARFGGDEFVLLLEGEDADSLRLHMAALADCVSDSIDIDSAELFVDASIGVALFPEHGNTVEDLLRRADIAMYDAKQSRLRLQMYRPGRDAEHLHRLSLVHDLRRAVPNGELELYYQPKMQLRSRRIAHVEALLRWRHPQHGLVPPDDFIPLAENSGLIRTLTDWVMHEVIRQCSAWHAAGLDIGIALNLSAMDLGSGELPDLLARHLARYRLDPSRLILEITETAVMRDAFYSLEVLNRLKACGVQLAIDDFGTGYSSLSHLKRLPVDELKIDKSFVMGMAEDEDDAVIVRSTIELAHNMGLKVVAEGVETEAAMALLDSYRCDSVQGYLISRPMNAADAAHWLASANASSGSLAAEENT, via the coding sequence ATGCGCATTAGATTCCGGGAGCGGCTGACCTTGTTGCTGCTGGCACTGTTCGTGCTGGTGCAGGTGCCGACGTTCCTCGCGTTCTATTACGCCACACGCCAGAGCGCCCTGACCGCGGCGGAGTCGCGGTTGTCCTCCGGCGCGCGCGTGTTCAACGACCTGCTCGCCACCCGCAGCAACCAACTGCAGGATGCCGTGCGTATCACCACCAGCGATTTCGGCTTCAAGCAGGCTGTCGCCACCGGAGATACCCCGACGATCCATTCTGTGCTCTACAACCAGGGGCATCGCATTGCAGCGGATCTGACCGTGCTCACCCGTCTGGACGGTCACGTAGTCGCTGCGCTCGACGCAAACGGGCAGAGCCTGCCGATCAGCGACTGGTCGGCACTGGTGGCTGGCACCGACCAGCCCACCGCCGGCACGTCGATGGCGATGATCGGGGGCCGGCCCTACCAGCTGGTGATCGTCCCGGTGCGTGCTCCGACACCGATCGCCTGGGTCGGCATGGGCTTCGCGTTGGATGACAAGCTCGCGCGTAGCCTGAAGACGCTTGCCGGGGTGGAGGTGACATTCTTCGCGCGCGATGCCAGCGGACACCGATGGCTCAGCAGCACGCTGCCCGACCTCGACGAAAGGGCAAAGGCAACGCTGCTCGATGCGGCGCTGAGTGCCGGGGACACCTCGGGCCTGGTGACTGTGGGCCATCGCGAGTACTTCACCCGGTGGCAGTCGATGCAGAGCCGTAGCGGCCGCGTCGGCACCCTGCTGCAGTATTCGCGGACCCGGGCGCTGCTGGTCTATCGACGGTTGTTGCGGGAGCTGGTGCTGATCGCACTGGGCTCGCTGCTCGCCTCGCTGTTTGGCGCACTGTGGCTGTCGCGCAACGTTACCCGCCCGGTGGCGCGCCTGGCCGAGGCTGCGCGGCGAATCGGGCGCGGCGACTACCAGCGCACGGTGCCGGTCACGCAGAACGACGAACTCGGCGAGCTGGCGACGGCCTTCAACGCCATGCAGCGCGGTATTGCCCGCCGCGAGGAGCAAATCGCCCATGCCGCGTTCCACGACAGCCTGACCGCGCTGCCGAACCGGGCACGGTTGCAGCAGGTCCTGGCCGAGGCACTGGTGCGTGCCAAGGCGCGGCAACACATGCTCGGTGTGCTGATGCTCGATCTTGACCGGTTCAAAGAGATCAACGACACGATGGGTCACGCCATCGGCGATCGGGTGCTTATCGAGATCGGACGGCGCCTGCAGGCGGGACTGCGCGAGGGCGACATGCTGGCCCGCTTTGGCGGCGACGAGTTCGTGCTGCTGCTCGAGGGCGAAGATGCCGACAGCCTGCGCTTGCATATGGCTGCGCTTGCCGATTGCGTCTCCGATTCGATCGACATCGACAGCGCCGAGCTGTTCGTCGACGCCAGCATTGGCGTGGCATTGTTCCCGGAGCACGGGAACACCGTCGAGGATCTGCTGCGCCGCGCCGATATCGCCATGTACGACGCCAAGCAGTCGCGCCTGCGCCTGCAGATGTACCGGCCTGGGCGCGATGCCGAGCACCTTCACCGCCTTTCGCTGGTCCACGACCTGCGGCGGGCCGTGCCGAACGGCGAGCTCGAGCTTTACTACCAGCCGAAGATGCAGTTGAGGAGTCGGCGGATAGCCCATGTCGAGGCGCTGCTGCGTTGGCGCCATCCGCAGCACGGGTTGGTTCCGCCGGATGATTTCATCCCGCTCGCCGAAAACTCCGGGTTGATCCGCACCCTGACCGACTGGGTGATGCACGAGGTGATCCGGCAGTGTTCCGCGTGGCATGCGGCCGGACTGGACATCGGCATCGCGCTCAACCTGTCGGCGATGGACCTGGGTAGCGGTGAACTCCCCGATCTGCTGGCACGGCATCTGGCCCGTTACCGCCTCGACCCGAGCCGGCTGATACTGGAAATCACCGAGACCGCGGTGATGCGCGATGCTTTCTATTCGCTGGAAGTGCTCAACCGGCTCAAGGCCTGCGGCGTGCAGCTGGCGATCGACGACTTCGGCACTGGCTACTCCTCGCTATCGCACCTCAAGCGGCTGCCGGTCGACGAGCTGAAGATCGACAAGTCCTTCGTGATGGGCATGGCCGAGGACGAGGACGATGCCGTGATCGTGCGCTCCACCATCGAGCTGGCGCACAACATGGGTCTGAAAGTGGTGGCCGAGGGTGTGGAGACCGAAGCCGCGATGGCGCTGTTGGACAGCTATCGCTGCGACAGCGTGCAGGGTTACCTGATCAGCCGGCCGATGAATGCGGCCGACGCAGCCCACTGGCTTGCGTCGGCCAACGCATCGAGCGGAAGCCTGGCGGCCGAGGAGAACACATGA
- a CDS encoding DUF3034 family protein codes for MSRRLPSRATRLAALLALMAPVLAHAGDGRLLATGGASEVEGSAGGGLVPWAVIAGYGTRDQIGGTAFRTRLDLPDYRLDAWGAAFAWHNRLELSVARDRFDLGTLGKAIGQPGAALRQDVLGAKLRLAGDLVYGPIPQISLGVQYKRLLDFAIPHLVGARRDHGTDVYLSASQVLLGAADGYNVLWDVTVRSTDANQFGLLGFGGDRGGRKLVGEGSLAVLLNPHLAVGTEYRQKPDHLAFAREGNASDLFLAWFPTKHVSLVAAYVSLGPIAGLRDQQGWYLSLQGSL; via the coding sequence ATGAGCCGACGCCTTCCGTCGCGCGCCACCCGGCTGGCCGCACTGCTTGCCCTCATGGCTCCGGTCCTGGCGCATGCCGGCGATGGTCGGCTGCTCGCCACGGGCGGTGCCTCCGAAGTGGAAGGGAGCGCCGGCGGCGGCCTGGTGCCGTGGGCCGTGATTGCCGGTTACGGCACCCGCGACCAGATCGGCGGTACCGCCTTTCGCACCCGGCTGGATCTTCCGGACTACCGGCTGGATGCCTGGGGAGCGGCTTTTGCCTGGCACAACCGCTTGGAACTGTCGGTCGCGCGCGACCGTTTCGACCTGGGCACCCTGGGCAAGGCGATCGGGCAACCCGGTGCCGCGCTGCGCCAGGACGTGCTGGGCGCCAAGCTGCGGTTGGCCGGCGACCTGGTCTACGGGCCGATACCGCAGATCTCGCTGGGCGTGCAGTACAAACGGCTGCTGGATTTCGCCATCCCGCACCTGGTCGGGGCGCGCCGCGACCATGGCACCGATGTCTACCTGTCGGCAAGCCAGGTGTTGCTCGGCGCTGCCGACGGCTACAACGTGCTGTGGGACGTTACCGTTCGCTCCACCGACGCGAACCAGTTCGGCCTGCTGGGTTTCGGCGGCGACCGCGGGGGGCGCAAGCTGGTCGGCGAGGGTTCGCTGGCGGTGCTGTTGAATCCGCATCTGGCGGTCGGCACCGAGTATCGACAAAAGCCCGACCACCTCGCGTTCGCCCGCGAAGGAAATGCCTCGGATCTGTTCCTGGCCTGGTTCCCCACCAAGCACGTGTCGCTGGTGGCTGCCTATGTGTCGCTGGGGCCGATTGCCGGCCTGCGCGACCAACAGGGCTGGTACCTCTCGCTGCAGGGAAGTCTGTGA
- a CDS encoding FAD-binding oxidoreductase produces MSDALDDLARRLPGLRLLTGPGDLEHYGRDWTRRWAPAPLAVALPASAEEVQGVVRWANEHGIAVVPSGGRTGLSGGAVAANGELVLSLERMNRALGFDAADRTLTVQPGMPLEAVQAAAREHGLIYPVDFAARGSCSIGGNIATNAGGIRVIRYGNTREWIAGLKVVAGNGELLDLNRALVKNSSGYDFRQLMIGSEGTLGIVVEATLRLTDPPPAAQTMLLALPDMDAVLAVFGLFRAKLSLQAFEFFTDLALKHVLAHGAQRALDGEHPYYVVTEFDAPDEAAQDAALAVLGEGMEQGWIVDGTIAQSEAQAAALWRLREGITESLAPHKPYKNDVSVRIGAVPAFLHAMQALLAREYPHIEVVWFGHIGDGNLHINVLKPAGMADADFIAQCEHVTKLLAATLKEHGGSISAEHGIGLVKKLYLDSTRSAAEIALMRGVRKVFDPNGILNPGKLFGAE; encoded by the coding sequence ATGAGCGACGCCCTGGACGATCTTGCCCGCCGCCTGCCCGGGCTGCGCCTGCTCACCGGGCCGGGCGACCTGGAACATTACGGCCGCGACTGGACACGGCGCTGGGCGCCTGCGCCGCTGGCCGTTGCGCTGCCGGCCTCGGCGGAAGAGGTGCAGGGCGTCGTGCGCTGGGCCAACGAACACGGCATCGCCGTGGTGCCTTCGGGTGGCCGCACGGGTTTGTCCGGCGGCGCGGTGGCGGCCAACGGCGAGCTGGTGCTCAGCCTCGAACGCATGAACCGGGCGCTGGGCTTCGATGCCGCCGACCGCACGCTCACCGTGCAGCCGGGCATGCCGCTGGAGGCGGTGCAGGCGGCGGCGCGCGAGCACGGGCTGATCTACCCGGTGGATTTCGCCGCGCGCGGCTCGTGCTCCATCGGCGGCAACATCGCCACCAATGCCGGCGGCATCCGGGTGATCCGCTACGGCAACACCCGCGAATGGATCGCCGGGCTCAAGGTGGTGGCCGGCAACGGCGAGTTGCTCGACCTCAACCGTGCGCTGGTGAAGAACTCCAGCGGCTACGACTTCCGCCAGCTGATGATCGGCTCGGAAGGCACGCTGGGCATCGTGGTGGAAGCCACGCTCCGGCTCACCGACCCGCCGCCCGCCGCGCAGACCATGCTGCTGGCCTTGCCGGACATGGACGCGGTGCTGGCCGTGTTCGGCCTGTTCCGCGCCAAACTCTCGCTGCAGGCCTTCGAGTTCTTCACCGACTTGGCGCTTAAGCACGTGCTGGCGCACGGTGCGCAGCGCGCGCTGGACGGCGAGCACCCGTACTACGTGGTCACCGAGTTCGACGCGCCGGACGAGGCCGCGCAGGACGCCGCACTGGCGGTGCTGGGCGAGGGCATGGAGCAGGGCTGGATCGTCGACGGCACCATCGCGCAGAGCGAGGCGCAGGCCGCCGCGCTGTGGCGGTTGCGCGAAGGCATCACCGAGAGCCTGGCGCCGCACAAGCCGTACAAGAACGACGTTTCCGTGCGCATCGGCGCGGTGCCGGCCTTCCTGCACGCGATGCAGGCGTTGCTGGCGCGCGAGTATCCGCACATCGAGGTGGTGTGGTTCGGCCACATCGGCGACGGCAACCTGCACATCAACGTGCTCAAGCCTGCCGGCATGGCGGATGCGGATTTCATCGCGCAGTGCGAGCACGTCACCAAGCTGCTGGCCGCCACGCTCAAGGAACACGGCGGCAGCATCTCGGCCGAGCACGGCATCGGCCTGGTCAAGAAGCTCTACCTCGACAGCACGCGCAGCGCGGCGGAGATCGCGCTCATGCGCGGCGTGCGCAAGGTGTTCGATCCCAACGGCATCCTCAATCCGGGCAAGCTGTTCGGAGCGGAGTGA
- the bla gene encoding class A beta-lactamase has translation MRATRTYASRWLALIVVAVSAPLMASQPPAFRTNHAALQRELETLASRAQPGTLGIAVLDPQNGERWRVHADRAYPMMSVFKAPVAAAVFAQIDQGALSMDKTVTLTRADLVGGSAVPSIGTHFRGERMTFTVRQLLAAAVSDSDNTAVDALLKLVPPRDVTAFLRAHGIDGMRVDMGEAGVEHVFEQLAPGQQPPANESAQAQERRLQRGYRAYLADPRNRSTPDAAADFLQKLQRGDLLSPSSTHALLALMRAQTQPSRLRRGLPHGVRLADKCGTSYTLDGLTAAYNDIGILTWPDGRRAIVAAFLTDSNATKAERDALFADLARTMSASLQP, from the coding sequence ATGCGCGCCACCCGCACATACGCATCACGATGGCTGGCCCTGATCGTCGTCGCCGTATCGGCGCCGCTGATGGCGTCGCAACCGCCGGCCTTTCGCACGAACCACGCCGCACTGCAGCGAGAACTCGAAACCCTGGCCAGCCGCGCGCAGCCCGGCACGCTCGGCATCGCCGTGCTCGACCCGCAGAACGGTGAACGCTGGCGCGTCCATGCCGACCGCGCCTATCCGATGATGAGCGTGTTCAAGGCGCCGGTGGCCGCCGCGGTGTTCGCGCAAATCGACCAAGGTGCGCTGTCGATGGACAAGACCGTCACGCTCACGCGGGCGGATCTCGTCGGCGGATCCGCCGTACCGTCCATCGGCACGCACTTCCGCGGCGAACGGATGACCTTCACCGTGCGGCAGCTGCTTGCGGCGGCCGTCAGCGACAGCGACAACACCGCCGTCGATGCATTGCTGAAGCTCGTCCCGCCGCGCGACGTCACCGCCTTCCTGCGCGCGCACGGCATCGACGGCATGCGCGTGGACATGGGCGAGGCCGGCGTCGAGCATGTATTCGAACAACTGGCGCCGGGCCAACAACCGCCGGCGAACGAGTCGGCGCAAGCGCAGGAACGGCGCCTGCAGCGCGGCTATCGCGCCTATCTCGCCGATCCGCGCAATCGCAGCACACCGGATGCTGCTGCGGACTTCCTGCAGAAGCTGCAACGCGGCGACCTGCTCTCGCCATCGTCGACGCACGCCCTGCTCGCGCTGATGCGTGCCCAGACGCAACCGAGCCGCCTGCGGCGCGGCCTGCCGCACGGTGTGCGACTGGCCGACAAATGCGGCACCTCCTACACGCTGGACGGACTCACCGCCGCCTACAACGACATCGGCATCCTGACCTGGCCCGACGGCCGCCGCGCGATCGTGGCCGCCTTTCTCACGGACTCGAACGCCACGAAGGCCGAACGCGATGCGCTGTTCGCCGATCTCGCACGCACCATGAGCGCGTCGCTGCAGCCCTGA
- the pip_2 gene encoding prolyl aminopeptidase translates to MTQERRALYPEIEPFDRGMLKVSELHTLYYEQSGNPDGKPVVFLHGGPGGGTNPKCRRFFDPAVYRIVLFDQRGCGQSTPHAELRENTTWDLVADIERVRGHLGIARWQVFGGSWGSTLALAYAQTHPDKVTELVLRGIFMLRRWELEWFYQKGCDALYPDAWETYLAAIPEVERGDLMSAYHRRLTSDDPAVRVAAARAWSVWEGSTSYLLQDTASIGAHDEDGFALAFARIECHYFVNGGFFAHDDQLLRNVDRIRRIPAVIVQGRYDVVCPMRSAWDLHRAWPEADLRIVADAGHSAFEPGNAHELIEATDRFGRV, encoded by the coding sequence ATGACACAGGAGCGTCGCGCGCTGTACCCCGAAATCGAACCCTTCGACCGCGGCATGCTGAAGGTTTCGGAACTGCACACGCTGTACTACGAGCAGAGCGGCAACCCGGATGGCAAGCCGGTGGTGTTCCTGCACGGCGGGCCGGGCGGCGGTACCAATCCCAAGTGCCGGCGTTTCTTCGATCCGGCGGTGTACCGCATCGTGCTGTTCGACCAGCGCGGCTGCGGCCAGTCCACGCCGCACGCGGAACTGCGCGAAAACACCACCTGGGACCTGGTCGCCGACATCGAGCGCGTGCGCGGGCATCTCGGCATAGCCCGCTGGCAGGTATTCGGCGGCTCGTGGGGTTCCACGCTGGCGTTGGCGTATGCGCAGACGCATCCGGACAAGGTCACCGAGCTGGTGTTGCGCGGCATCTTCATGCTGCGCCGCTGGGAATTGGAATGGTTCTACCAGAAGGGCTGCGACGCGCTGTACCCGGATGCGTGGGAGACCTATCTCGCGGCGATCCCCGAAGTGGAGCGCGGCGACCTGATGAGCGCCTACCACCGCCGCCTCACCAGCGACGATCCCGCGGTGCGCGTGGCCGCGGCGCGGGCGTGGTCGGTGTGGGAGGGTTCCACCAGCTACCTGCTGCAGGACACGGCCAGCATCGGCGCGCACGACGAGGACGGATTCGCGCTGGCTTTCGCGCGCATCGAATGCCACTACTTCGTCAACGGCGGCTTCTTCGCGCACGACGACCAGCTGCTGCGCAACGTGGACCGCATTCGCAGGATCCCCGCCGTGATCGTGCAGGGACGCTACGACGTGGTCTGCCCGATGCGCAGCGCCTGGGACCTGCATCGCGCGTGGCCGGAGGCGGATCTGCGCATCGTGGCGGACGCCGGCCACTCGGCGTTCGAGCCGGGCAACGCCCACGAGTTGATCGAGGCGACGGACCGCTTCGGTCGCGTTTGA